The proteins below are encoded in one region of Tomitella fengzijianii:
- a CDS encoding amino acid ABC transporter permease, producing MSSEPSVLYDVPGPRARWRYRIVAVVFCLLVVVLVGIAARTLADNGQFEARNWEPFTIGTTWTTYLLPGLKGTLLAAALSIVFALVLGAVLGIGRLSVHRPIRWVCGAIVEVFRAIPVLIMMIFAYQVFAFYGVFPSGQLPLAAVVVGLTLYNGSVIAEILRAGILSLPRGQREAASSLGLRRGQAMRLIELPQAVTAMLPALVSQMVIALKDSALGYQIGFIELIRSGQQSASYYRNFFAALIVVGVIMVAINFALTTFATWLERRLRTRGSGGGRSQEVTPVDADMFDGAPGVDDFAQDRTTGRRPGD from the coding sequence ATGAGCAGCGAACCCAGCGTCCTGTACGACGTCCCCGGCCCACGCGCCCGATGGCGCTACCGCATAGTCGCCGTGGTGTTCTGCCTGCTGGTGGTGGTGCTGGTGGGCATCGCCGCGCGCACGCTGGCCGACAACGGCCAGTTCGAAGCGCGGAACTGGGAACCGTTCACGATCGGCACCACCTGGACCACGTATCTGCTGCCCGGGCTCAAGGGCACGTTGCTGGCCGCGGCCCTTTCGATCGTGTTCGCCCTGGTCCTCGGCGCGGTGCTGGGCATCGGCCGATTGTCGGTGCACCGCCCGATCCGATGGGTGTGCGGCGCGATCGTCGAGGTGTTCCGCGCGATCCCCGTGCTGATCATGATGATCTTCGCCTATCAGGTTTTCGCGTTCTACGGGGTGTTCCCTTCCGGGCAGCTGCCGCTGGCCGCCGTCGTGGTGGGGTTGACGCTCTACAACGGTTCGGTGATCGCGGAGATCCTGCGGGCCGGGATCCTTTCGCTGCCGCGTGGGCAGCGCGAGGCCGCATCATCGTTGGGTCTGCGCCGCGGCCAGGCGATGCGCCTGATCGAGCTGCCGCAGGCCGTGACGGCGATGCTGCCGGCACTCGTCTCGCAGATGGTGATCGCGCTGAAGGACTCGGCGTTGGGCTATCAGATCGGCTTCATCGAGTTGATCCGCAGCGGTCAGCAGTCCGCGTCCTATTACCGGAACTTCTTCGCCGCGTTGATCGTGGTGGGTGTGATCATGGTGGCGATCAACTTCGCTTTGACGACGTTCGCGACGTGGCTCGAACGGCGCCTGCGCACGCGCGGCTCCGGCGGTGGACGCTCGCAGGAGGTCACCCCTGTCGATGCCGACATGTTCGACGGGGCACCCGGTGTGGACGACTTCGCGCAGGATCGCACGACCGGGCGGCGTCCCGGGGACTGA
- a CDS encoding glutamate ABC transporter substrate-binding protein translates to MLSAVAGCGSTEPRDPLADAKAGHLTIGVKYDQPGLGLREPDKQMTGFDIEVAEYIAQYLGVPADHITWKEAPSPQRETLIKNGEVDFIVATYSISESRLRAVDFAGPYYIAGQSLLVRADETDITGPESLEKGKKLCSVAGSTSAQNVKEMYPGVQLQQFDSYSSCVEALSRGKVDALTTDDIILAGYAAQYPGEFKLAGEPFTTEKYGVGLAKGQDAARDAINDAIEDMIVTGAWRAALEQTMGRSGFPLPDPPQVNRY, encoded by the coding sequence ATGCTCTCCGCGGTGGCCGGCTGCGGCAGCACCGAGCCGCGCGACCCGCTCGCGGACGCGAAGGCCGGCCATCTCACGATCGGTGTCAAGTACGACCAGCCGGGGCTCGGTCTACGCGAACCGGACAAGCAGATGACCGGCTTCGACATCGAGGTCGCCGAGTACATCGCGCAATACCTGGGCGTTCCCGCCGACCACATCACGTGGAAGGAGGCCCCGTCGCCGCAGCGCGAGACGCTGATCAAGAACGGCGAGGTGGATTTCATCGTCGCCACCTACTCCATCTCCGAGTCGCGCCTGCGGGCCGTCGACTTCGCGGGGCCGTACTACATCGCGGGCCAGTCGTTGCTGGTGCGCGCGGACGAAACCGACATCACGGGCCCGGAGTCGCTGGAGAAAGGCAAGAAGCTCTGCTCCGTCGCGGGTTCGACGTCGGCGCAGAACGTCAAGGAGATGTACCCGGGCGTGCAGCTGCAGCAGTTCGACAGCTATTCGTCGTGCGTGGAGGCGCTCTCCCGCGGCAAGGTGGACGCGCTGACCACCGACGACATCATCCTCGCCGGCTACGCGGCGCAGTACCCGGGCGAGTTCAAGCTGGCCGGCGAGCCGTTCACCACGGAGAAGTACGGCGTGGGCCTGGCCAAGGGCCAGGATGCGGCACGCGACGCCATCAACGACGCCATCGAGGACATGATCGTGACCGGCGCGTGGAGGGCGGCGCTGGAGCAGACGATGGGCAGATCCGGATTCCCGCTTCCCGACCCTCCGCAGGTGAACAGGTACTGA
- a CDS encoding PspA/IM30 family protein, with translation MANPFVKGWKYLMALFNAKIDENADPKVQIQQAIEDAQRQHQALSQQAASVIGNQRQLEMKLNRQLEQVEKLQGNARQALAMADQAHSAGDEAKATEYENAAESFAAQLVSSEQSVEDLKSLHDSSLSAAAEAKKAVEQNAMRLQEKVGERTKLLSQLEQAKMQEKVSDSMRSMTELSAPGNSPSLDEVRDKIERRYATALGSTELAKGSVQGRMEEVKQASVQMAGHSRLQEIRASMQGEIGQGKTEDKTGS, from the coding sequence ATGGCCAACCCATTCGTCAAGGGCTGGAAGTATTTGATGGCGTTGTTCAACGCCAAGATCGATGAGAACGCCGACCCCAAGGTGCAGATCCAGCAGGCCATCGAGGATGCGCAGCGCCAGCATCAGGCGTTGTCCCAGCAGGCCGCCTCGGTGATCGGCAACCAGCGCCAGCTGGAGATGAAGCTCAACCGGCAGCTCGAGCAGGTGGAGAAGCTGCAGGGCAACGCGCGCCAGGCGCTGGCGATGGCGGACCAGGCGCACAGTGCGGGGGACGAGGCGAAGGCCACCGAGTATGAGAACGCGGCCGAGTCGTTCGCGGCGCAGCTGGTCTCCAGCGAGCAGAGCGTCGAGGACCTCAAGAGTCTGCACGACAGTTCCCTGAGCGCTGCTGCGGAGGCCAAGAAGGCGGTCGAGCAGAACGCCATGCGCCTGCAGGAGAAGGTCGGCGAGCGCACCAAGCTGCTCAGCCAGCTGGAGCAGGCGAAGATGCAGGAGAAGGTCAGCGATTCGATGCGCTCGATGACCGAACTCTCCGCGCCGGGGAACTCCCCGTCGCTCGATGAGGTCCGGGACAAGATCGAACGCCGCTACGCGACCGCGCTGGGCTCCACCGAGCTGGCCAAGGGCTCGGTGCAGGGCCGGATGGAGGAGGTCAAGCAGGCCTCGGTCCAGATGGCCGGCCACAGCCGTCTTCAGGAGATCCGCGCGTCCATGCAGGGCGAGATCGGCCAGGGGAAGACGGAGGACAAGACCGGTTCGTAA
- a CDS encoding regulatory protein RecX translates to MKSERAPHGDRADAQRRGGEGSERSRAYEASLRLLAARARSRAELADRLQRKGYPEAVVGPLLDDLERAGLIDDADFAAQWVYFRHRDGGRSRRALGMELRSKGVDGAVIEEAVAQISDDDECARATELVRRTLRRRRPAAGSDAERREQRRLVGMLARKGYGSELAYTVVMDEWRAVAAERAAAGD, encoded by the coding sequence GTGAAATCGGAGCGCGCACCACACGGCGACCGGGCGGACGCTCAGCGCCGCGGCGGCGAAGGGAGTGAGCGCAGCCGTGCCTACGAGGCGTCGCTGCGCCTGCTCGCGGCACGCGCGCGCAGCCGTGCGGAACTGGCGGACCGTCTCCAGCGCAAGGGATATCCGGAGGCGGTGGTCGGCCCGCTGCTCGACGATCTCGAACGTGCCGGGTTGATCGACGACGCCGACTTCGCAGCCCAATGGGTGTACTTCCGACATCGTGACGGGGGGCGTTCGCGCCGCGCCCTGGGGATGGAGCTGCGAAGCAAGGGCGTGGATGGCGCGGTGATCGAGGAGGCCGTCGCCCAGATCTCCGACGACGACGAGTGCGCCCGCGCAACCGAGCTGGTACGTCGGACGCTCAGGCGTCGGCGACCGGCAGCCGGGAGCGACGCCGAGCGCCGCGAGCAGCGCCGGCTTGTCGGCATGCTCGCGCGCAAAGGCTACGGCAGCGAACTCGCCTACACGGTCGTGATGGACGAATGGCGAGCGGTCGCGGCGGAACGCGCTGCCGCCGGGGACTGA
- a CDS encoding DUF3046 domain-containing protein — protein sequence MRLSEFRELVDEEFGRFTATSMLVDHVLTELDGRTPSQAIEDGVAPREVWRALCKDFDVPRARW from the coding sequence GTGCGACTTTCGGAGTTCCGTGAACTGGTGGACGAAGAGTTCGGGAGGTTCACCGCGACATCGATGCTGGTCGATCACGTGTTGACCGAACTGGACGGCCGCACGCCGTCGCAGGCCATCGAAGACGGCGTGGCCCCGCGCGAGGTCTGGCGCGCGTTGTGCAAGGACTTCGACGTGCCCCGCGCCCGGTGGTGA
- the recA gene encoding recombinase RecA, with product MAQANDRDKALELALAQIDKNFGKGSVMRLGDDARQPVAVIPTGSIALDVALGIGGLPRGRVVEIYGPESSGKTTVALHAVANAQAAGGIAAFIDAEHALDPDYAGKLGVDTDALLVSQPDTGEQALEIADMLIRSGALDILVVDSVAALVPRAEIEGEMGDSHVGLQARLMSQALRKMTGALSNSGTTAIFINQLREKIGVMFGSPETTTGGKALKFYSSVRIDVRRIETLKDGGDAVGNRTRAKIVKNKVAPPFKQAEFDILYGRGISKEGSLIDMGVEQGFIRKSGSWYTYDGEQLGQGKENARKFLLENVDIRDEVEKKIKEKLGIGAVLTDEDAAVTPVEF from the coding sequence ATGGCTCAGGCGAACGACCGCGACAAGGCGCTCGAACTGGCGCTCGCGCAGATCGACAAGAACTTCGGCAAGGGTTCGGTGATGCGCCTGGGTGACGACGCGCGTCAGCCTGTCGCGGTGATCCCGACCGGGTCGATCGCCCTGGACGTGGCATTGGGCATCGGCGGGCTGCCCCGCGGGCGCGTCGTGGAGATCTACGGCCCGGAGTCCTCGGGTAAGACCACCGTCGCCCTGCACGCCGTCGCCAACGCGCAGGCCGCCGGCGGCATCGCTGCCTTCATCGACGCCGAGCACGCCCTGGATCCGGACTACGCGGGCAAGCTCGGCGTGGACACCGACGCCCTGCTGGTCTCGCAGCCGGATACCGGTGAGCAGGCGCTGGAGATCGCGGACATGCTCATCCGCTCCGGTGCCCTGGACATCCTCGTCGTCGACTCCGTGGCGGCGCTGGTGCCCCGGGCGGAGATCGAGGGGGAGATGGGGGACAGTCACGTGGGCTTGCAGGCACGGTTGATGAGTCAGGCGCTCCGGAAGATGACCGGCGCGCTCAGCAACTCGGGCACCACGGCGATCTTCATCAACCAGCTCCGCGAGAAGATCGGCGTCATGTTCGGCTCGCCGGAGACGACCACAGGCGGCAAGGCGCTCAAGTTCTACTCGTCGGTGCGTATCGACGTGCGCCGCATCGAGACGCTCAAGGACGGTGGCGACGCGGTCGGCAACCGCACTCGGGCCAAGATCGTCAAGAACAAGGTGGCGCCTCCGTTCAAACAGGCGGAGTTCGACATCCTCTACGGCCGCGGCATCAGCAAGGAAGGGTCGCTGATCGACATGGGCGTGGAGCAGGGCTTCATCCGCAAATCGGGATCCTGGTACACCTACGACGGGGAGCAGCTGGGGCAGGGCAAGGAGAACGCGCGCAAGTTCCTGCTCGAGAACGTGGACATCCGTGACGAGGTGGAGAAGAAGATCAAGGAGAAGCTCGGGATCGGCGCCGTGCTGACGGATGAGGATGCCGCCGTGACGCCCGTCGAGTTCTGA
- a CDS encoding energy-coupling factor transporter transmembrane component T family protein: MSALGVYIPGTSAMHRMPAGVKLAGLVILIVAMSVLVRRPWELVIPAAVLAFAAAVARIRPPTLLRQVRPMLWMLLVIAVFQLILTDWRRTLVVCGVLLLSVLGAALVTLTTRVTDMLDLTTRVVGPLRRFGVDPDRVGLVLAMTIRCIPLLGELVSSVSEARRARGLGFSLRAFAVPVVVGALRRADALGDALIARSLDDPAATARDGGDDAPC, from the coding sequence ATGAGCGCGCTCGGCGTCTACATCCCCGGCACGTCCGCGATGCACCGGATGCCCGCCGGGGTCAAGCTCGCCGGACTGGTCATCCTCATCGTCGCGATGTCGGTCCTGGTCCGCCGGCCTTGGGAACTCGTCATCCCCGCCGCCGTGCTCGCCTTCGCCGCCGCCGTCGCCCGGATCAGGCCGCCGACCCTGCTGCGGCAGGTGCGGCCCATGCTGTGGATGCTGCTCGTCATCGCGGTGTTCCAGCTCATCCTCACGGACTGGCGGCGGACGCTCGTCGTCTGCGGGGTGTTGCTGCTGTCGGTACTCGGCGCCGCGCTGGTCACCCTCACCACCCGCGTCACCGACATGCTCGACCTGACCACGCGCGTGGTCGGCCCGCTGCGCAGGTTCGGCGTGGACCCCGACAGGGTGGGCCTGGTGCTGGCGATGACCATCCGGTGCATCCCGCTCCTGGGCGAACTCGTCTCGTCGGTCTCCGAGGCCCGGCGCGCCCGAGGGCTCGGTTTCTCACTCCGTGCGTTCGCGGTGCCGGTGGTGGTGGGCGCCTTACGGCGCGCGGACGCGCTGGGCGACGCGCTCATCGCGCGCAGCCTCGACGATCCGGCCGCCACCGCGCGCGACGGCGGGGACGACGCACCATGCTAG
- the miaB gene encoding tRNA (N6-isopentenyl adenosine(37)-C2)-methylthiotransferase MiaB yields MSDLPSGEVLPADAATVGAELPRARSYEIRTFGCQMNVHDSERLAGLLEDAGYVKSPDDRTADLVVFNTCAVRENADNKLYGNLGRLRPAKDANPDMQIAVGGCLAQKDRGIVVDRAPWVDVVFGTHNLGSLPALLERARHNRRAEVEIRESLEAFPSTLPARRDSPYSGWVSISVGCNNTCTFCIVPTLRGKEVDRRPGDVLAEVRALVDQGVQEVTLLGQNVNAYGASFADPELPRDRGAFASLLRACGGIDGLERVRFTSPHPAEFTDDVIEAMAATPNVCPQLHMPLQSGSDRVLRAMRRSYRSRKFLGIIDRVRAAMPDAAITTDIIVGFPGETEEDFQETLEVVRRARFSSAFTFQYSIRPGTPAADMPDQVPKEVVQERYERLIALQEQVSLSENSTLVGREAELLVAAGEGRKNAATARMSGRARDGRLVHFDPRHCGLEGGSGEIRPGDFVTVTVTDAAPHHLIADSGVRAYRRTRAGDAYAAGRSPKTAPVGVGLGLPSVGEPAAAPAAPACGM; encoded by the coding sequence ATGTCGGATCTTCCCAGCGGTGAGGTGTTGCCTGCGGATGCGGCGACGGTGGGCGCGGAGCTGCCGCGTGCACGCAGCTACGAGATCCGAACGTTCGGGTGCCAGATGAACGTGCACGATTCCGAGCGGCTGGCGGGCCTGCTGGAAGACGCGGGCTACGTGAAGTCCCCGGATGACCGCACGGCTGACCTGGTCGTGTTCAACACCTGCGCGGTGCGGGAGAACGCGGACAACAAGCTCTACGGCAATCTCGGCCGCCTCCGGCCGGCGAAGGACGCCAACCCGGACATGCAGATCGCGGTGGGCGGCTGCCTGGCGCAGAAGGACCGCGGGATCGTCGTCGACCGGGCGCCCTGGGTGGACGTCGTCTTCGGCACGCACAACCTCGGCTCGCTGCCGGCGCTGCTGGAGCGCGCCCGGCACAACCGGCGCGCCGAGGTCGAGATCCGCGAGTCGCTCGAGGCGTTCCCCTCCACGCTGCCGGCGCGCCGCGATTCCCCCTATTCGGGGTGGGTTTCGATCTCCGTGGGGTGCAACAATACGTGCACCTTCTGCATCGTTCCGACGCTGCGCGGCAAGGAGGTGGACCGGCGTCCCGGCGACGTGCTGGCCGAAGTGCGCGCACTCGTGGACCAGGGCGTGCAGGAAGTGACGCTGCTGGGGCAGAACGTCAACGCGTACGGCGCGTCGTTCGCCGATCCGGAGCTGCCGCGCGACCGCGGGGCGTTCGCGTCGCTGCTGCGCGCGTGCGGGGGCATCGACGGCCTCGAACGCGTGCGTTTCACCTCGCCGCATCCGGCCGAGTTCACCGACGACGTCATCGAAGCCATGGCCGCAACCCCCAACGTGTGCCCGCAGTTGCACATGCCGCTGCAGTCCGGCTCCGACAGGGTGCTGCGCGCCATGCGGCGTTCCTACCGGAGCAGGAAGTTCCTCGGGATCATCGACAGAGTGCGCGCCGCGATGCCGGACGCCGCGATCACCACCGACATCATCGTCGGTTTCCCCGGCGAGACCGAGGAGGACTTCCAGGAGACCCTCGAGGTGGTGCGCCGCGCCCGTTTCTCCAGCGCGTTCACCTTCCAGTACTCCATCCGCCCGGGGACCCCGGCGGCGGACATGCCCGACCAGGTGCCCAAGGAGGTCGTCCAGGAGCGCTATGAGCGTCTGATCGCGCTCCAGGAGCAGGTGAGCCTGAGCGAGAACAGCACGCTCGTCGGCCGAGAGGCGGAGCTTCTGGTCGCCGCCGGAGAGGGACGCAAGAATGCGGCCACCGCGCGGATGAGCGGGCGGGCGCGCGACGGCCGGTTGGTGCACTTCGATCCGCGGCATTGCGGGCTCGAGGGGGGGAGCGGCGAGATCCGCCCCGGCGACTTCGTCACGGTCACCGTCACCGACGCGGCTCCCCACCACCTCATCGCCGACTCCGGGGTGCGCGCGTACCGCCGCACGCGGGCGGGCGACGCGTATGCGGCGGGGCGGTCGCCGAAGACCGCTCCGGTGGGGGTGGGGTTGGGGCTGCCCTCGGTGGGGGAGCCGGCCGCGGCACCCGCCGCTCCCGCATGCGGGATGTGA
- a CDS encoding amino acid ABC transporter permease — protein sequence MNSLFDTYGDAMLDAFWVTIRLTFWSAIGATVWGTILAGMRVSPVPVLRFFGTWYVNLFRNTPLTLIIVFCSVGLYQNLGIHFTSESSPTFIRDNGFWLSVLGFVLYTSAFVCESLRSGINTVPIGQAEAARSLGLGFRQTLTLVVLPQAFRSVIAPLGSVLIALVKNTTIASAIGVAEAALLMKEMIENESDQLFSVFGIFAIGFMILTLPIGFAFGYASKKLAVKR from the coding sequence GTGAACTCGCTCTTCGACACCTACGGCGATGCGATGCTCGACGCGTTCTGGGTGACGATCCGCCTGACGTTCTGGTCCGCGATCGGCGCCACCGTCTGGGGGACGATCCTCGCCGGCATGCGGGTCTCGCCCGTACCGGTCCTGCGCTTCTTCGGCACCTGGTACGTGAACCTGTTCCGGAACACGCCGTTGACGCTGATCATCGTGTTCTGCTCGGTGGGGCTGTACCAGAACCTGGGCATCCATTTCACCAGCGAGAGCTCGCCGACGTTCATCCGCGACAACGGCTTCTGGCTGTCGGTGCTCGGGTTCGTCCTCTACACCTCCGCGTTCGTCTGCGAGTCGCTGCGGTCCGGCATCAACACAGTGCCGATCGGGCAGGCCGAGGCGGCCCGCTCGCTGGGCCTCGGGTTCAGACAGACCCTCACTCTGGTGGTGCTGCCGCAGGCGTTCAGATCCGTGATCGCACCGCTGGGCAGCGTGCTGATCGCGCTCGTGAAGAACACGACGATCGCCTCCGCGATCGGCGTGGCCGAGGCCGCGCTGCTGATGAAGGAGATGATCGAGAACGAATCGGACCAGTTGTTCTCCGTGTTCGGCATCTTCGCCATCGGCTTCATGATCCTGACTTTGCCGATCGGGTTCGCCTTCGGCTACGCGAGCAAGAAGTTGGCGGTGAAGCGATGA
- a CDS encoding glycosyltransferase, producing the protein MAEARGERVVVIAGPEAGHAIPAMELCRRLAAAGARPVLMTGERWAGSARAESVEFAHLRGLAPDADDDDADEGTKLHSRAARMAALIVDDVRVLRPQLVVADTITVAGGMAAELLGIPWVELIPHPLYIPSRGLPPLGSGLAVGEGVRGRLRDALLRAATRPQLRNGRRQREAARRGIGLPDREPGPDALLVATLPALEPHRPDWPDAAYVVGPLVWDPSEDEAELPPGWGPLVLVAPSTATNSGTPMAEVALRALAPERMGGRPVRVVITTFGAVPEDLPEWARAGRTRQDAALREAAVVVCGAGHGMLAKAVDAGAAVVAVPGGGDQWELACRAERQGIAVTVRPLTEDALTAAVTSILDRREEFSAAVERARSGARRTVDPVEVCLRVARRG; encoded by the coding sequence ATGGCGGAGGCCCGCGGCGAGCGCGTCGTCGTGATCGCGGGTCCGGAAGCCGGTCACGCGATCCCCGCGATGGAGCTGTGCCGCAGGCTGGCGGCGGCGGGGGCGCGCCCCGTGCTGATGACCGGCGAACGGTGGGCCGGGTCCGCCCGCGCCGAGTCGGTGGAGTTCGCGCACCTCCGGGGACTGGCGCCGGATGCGGACGACGACGACGCGGACGAGGGCACCAAGCTGCACTCCCGCGCGGCCCGAATGGCGGCGTTGATCGTCGACGACGTGCGCGTGCTGCGGCCCCAACTCGTGGTGGCGGACACGATCACGGTGGCCGGAGGCATGGCCGCGGAGTTGCTCGGGATCCCCTGGGTGGAATTGATCCCGCACCCGCTCTACATCCCCTCACGCGGGTTGCCCCCGCTGGGCAGCGGGCTCGCAGTGGGTGAGGGAGTGCGAGGACGGCTGCGCGATGCTCTGCTGCGCGCCGCCACACGCCCGCAGCTGCGCAACGGGCGACGGCAGCGGGAGGCGGCGCGCCGCGGGATCGGGCTTCCCGACCGTGAACCCGGCCCGGACGCGCTGCTGGTCGCTACGCTGCCCGCCCTCGAGCCGCACCGGCCGGACTGGCCCGACGCCGCGTACGTGGTGGGGCCGCTGGTGTGGGACCCGTCGGAGGACGAGGCCGAGCTTCCGCCCGGGTGGGGGCCGCTGGTGCTCGTTGCTCCGTCGACCGCGACCAACTCGGGCACACCGATGGCCGAGGTGGCGCTGCGTGCGCTCGCTCCCGAGCGGATGGGCGGCAGGCCCGTGCGGGTGGTCATCACGACCTTCGGCGCGGTCCCCGAAGATCTGCCCGAGTGGGCGCGTGCGGGCCGGACACGGCAGGACGCGGCATTGCGCGAAGCCGCGGTGGTGGTCTGCGGCGCGGGCCACGGGATGCTGGCGAAGGCGGTCGATGCGGGCGCCGCCGTGGTGGCGGTGCCCGGCGGGGGCGACCAGTGGGAGCTCGCGTGCCGAGCCGAGAGGCAGGGGATCGCGGTGACGGTGCGGCCGCTCACCGAGGACGCGCTGACCGCTGCGGTGACCTCGATCCTCGATCGGCGGGAGGAATTCTCGGCCGCCGTCGAACGCGCGCGCTCCGGCGCGCGCCGGACCGTGGATCCCGTCGAAGTGTGCCTGCGGGTGGCGCGGCGGGGCTGA
- a CDS encoding amino acid ABC transporter ATP-binding protein encodes MIDMRSVDKHFGDLHVLRDIDLQVPTGQVLVLLGPSGSGKSTLCRTINRLETIDSGTISIDGTQMPREGKDLARLRADVGMVFQQFNLFAHKTVLQNVMLAPMKVRGTDKATARARAHELLARVGVENQAEKYPAQLSGGQQQRVAIARSLAMGPKVMLFDEPTSALDPEMVNEVLEVMVELAGEGMTMIVVTHEMGFARRAADRVIFMADGAIVEDTTPDEFFDSPRSDRARDFLSKIHGH; translated from the coding sequence ATGATCGATATGCGCTCCGTCGACAAGCACTTCGGCGATCTGCATGTGTTGCGCGACATCGACCTGCAGGTGCCCACGGGGCAGGTGCTGGTGCTCCTGGGCCCGTCCGGCTCCGGCAAGTCCACCCTGTGCCGCACGATCAACAGGCTTGAGACGATCGACTCGGGAACCATCAGCATCGACGGCACGCAGATGCCCCGCGAGGGCAAGGACCTGGCGCGCCTGCGCGCCGACGTCGGCATGGTGTTCCAGCAGTTCAACCTGTTCGCGCACAAGACGGTGCTGCAGAACGTCATGCTGGCCCCCATGAAGGTGCGGGGCACGGACAAGGCCACGGCCCGCGCCCGCGCACACGAGTTGCTGGCGCGTGTCGGGGTCGAGAACCAGGCGGAGAAGTACCCGGCGCAACTGTCCGGTGGCCAGCAGCAGCGGGTGGCCATCGCCCGTTCGCTGGCGATGGGCCCCAAGGTGATGCTTTTCGACGAGCCGACCTCGGCGCTCGACCCGGAGATGGTCAACGAGGTGCTCGAGGTCATGGTCGAACTGGCGGGTGAAGGTATGACGATGATCGTGGTCACCCACGAGATGGGCTTCGCCCGTAGGGCCGCCGACCGCGTGATCTTCATGGCCGACGGCGCCATCGTCGAGGACACCACCCCCGACGAGTTCTTCGACTCGCCCCGGTCCGACCGCGCCCGCGATTTCCTGAGCAAGATCCACGGCCACTAG
- a CDS encoding energy-coupling factor ABC transporter ATP-binding protein produces the protein MSEIRFDGVHHDFGERRVLRGIDVTLTEHRVGIVGCNGSGKSTLARMINGLQTPTRGRVLVEGLDTAKKAAAIRRRVGFVFTDPDNQIVMPTVAEDIAFSLRRSKLGKDERRRKVDDVLDAFGLHDHADHPCHLLSGGQKQLLALAAVLVTEPDILVADEPTTLLDLRNARRFADTLAALRQQVVVVTHQLDLLADFDRVLVIDDGRVVADDTPGPALRHYRGLAE, from the coding sequence ATGAGCGAGATCCGTTTCGACGGCGTCCACCATGACTTCGGCGAACGCCGGGTGCTCCGCGGCATCGACGTCACCCTGACGGAACACCGCGTGGGCATCGTCGGCTGCAACGGAAGCGGAAAATCCACGCTCGCCCGCATGATCAACGGGCTGCAGACCCCCACTCGGGGGCGCGTGCTCGTCGAAGGCCTCGACACCGCCAAGAAGGCGGCGGCGATCCGCCGTCGGGTGGGGTTCGTCTTCACCGACCCGGACAATCAGATCGTCATGCCCACGGTCGCAGAGGACATCGCCTTCTCGCTGCGGCGCAGCAAGCTCGGCAAGGACGAACGGCGCCGCAAGGTCGACGACGTCCTCGACGCCTTCGGGTTGCACGATCACGCCGATCACCCCTGCCATCTGCTGTCGGGCGGGCAGAAGCAACTGCTGGCGCTGGCCGCGGTCCTCGTCACCGAACCCGACATCCTCGTCGCGGACGAACCCACCACGCTGCTCGACCTGCGCAATGCGCGTAGGTTCGCCGACACGCTGGCCGCGCTGCGCCAGCAGGTCGTGGTGGTCACGCACCAGCTGGATCTGCTGGCGGATTTCGATCGGGTACTCGTCATCGACGACGGACGGGTCGTGGCCGACGACACGCCGGGGCCGGCACTACGCCACTACCGCGGACTGGCGGAATGA
- a CDS encoding biotin transporter BioY has product MTRRTFTAPRLTARDLAQIAVFAALIVALGLPGQLSIGSSGVPITLQSMGIMLAGAILGARKGTLAVLVVFALSIAGLPVLAGGRTGLTSLSSPTAGFLIGWIPAALVIGLLTARMMPRYRFFTGFAVNIFGGIVVMYVFGIAGMLLRTDMGIGGALLANLTFVPGDVIKAAVTAAVAAQVHRAYPGVIPAPVRRRSESASALAAH; this is encoded by the coding sequence GTGACCCGACGAACCTTCACCGCCCCGCGCCTCACCGCGCGGGATCTCGCGCAGATCGCCGTGTTCGCGGCGCTCATCGTCGCGTTGGGTCTGCCCGGTCAGCTTTCGATCGGATCCTCCGGGGTCCCCATCACGCTGCAGTCGATGGGCATCATGCTCGCCGGCGCGATCCTCGGCGCCCGCAAGGGCACGCTCGCAGTGCTGGTCGTTTTCGCGCTCTCCATCGCCGGACTGCCGGTTCTCGCCGGCGGCCGGACCGGCCTCACGTCGCTCTCGTCCCCCACCGCGGGATTCCTCATCGGATGGATTCCCGCCGCGCTCGTCATCGGCCTGCTCACCGCCCGAATGATGCCCCGGTACCGCTTCTTCACCGGATTCGCCGTCAACATCTTCGGCGGCATCGTGGTGATGTACGTCTTCGGCATCGCCGGCATGCTGCTGCGCACCGACATGGGCATCGGCGGCGCGCTGCTGGCCAACCTCACCTTCGTGCCCGGGGACGTCATCAAGGCCGCAGTGACCGCAGCCGTCGCCGCCCAGGTGCACCGCGCGTATCCGGGGGTCATCCCGGCGCCCGTCCGCCGCCGGAGCGAGTCCGCGTCCGCACTCGCCGCGCACTGA